In the Oscillatoria salina IIICB1 genome, one interval contains:
- a CDS encoding Get3/ArsA fold putative tail anchor-mediating ATPase NosAFP, producing the protein MAQILTFLGKGGTGRTTVAIAAAKQLAASGSRTLLVSSDSSPAFGILLGLSPGAEPQEIAANLSAVQLQATVLLENSWEEVKKLEAKYLRSPTLKNVYGQELSVLPGMDGALALNAIREYNASGKYDAIVYDGTGDLQTLRVLGIPETASWYFRRFRQVFIESDLGKAIAPFIQPVSSAVLNVTWTADNFAPEPTNQATSMLEDGKAAIADPHRVLAYLVTTDDPSAIATAKYLWGSAQQINLSVGGVLLNQADTTAAITKEFAPLAVTSLPRKTADWQPLLDALPSFKPAAQIPKPVTIDLAARQVKIFLPGFDKKQVKLTQYGPEITVEAGNQRRNITLPPPLSGQPVKGAKFQDGYLIVSL; encoded by the coding sequence ATGGCTCAAATTTTAACCTTCTTGGGCAAAGGCGGCACAGGTCGAACGACAGTAGCGATCGCCGCCGCTAAACAACTTGCTGCAAGTGGTTCTCGCACTTTGTTAGTCAGTTCTGACTCTTCTCCCGCTTTCGGGATCTTGTTAGGACTGTCTCCAGGTGCAGAACCCCAAGAAATAGCTGCTAACCTCAGCGCAGTACAACTGCAAGCAACTGTACTGCTAGAAAACAGTTGGGAAGAGGTGAAAAAATTAGAGGCGAAATACTTGCGATCGCCGACGTTGAAAAATGTCTACGGTCAAGAGTTAAGCGTTTTACCAGGAATGGATGGCGCCCTCGCGCTCAATGCGATCCGAGAATATAATGCTAGCGGGAAATACGACGCGATCGTTTACGATGGCACCGGAGATCTCCAGACTCTAAGAGTTTTAGGTATCCCCGAAACCGCTAGTTGGTATTTTCGCCGCTTCCGCCAAGTATTTATTGAGTCAGATTTGGGGAAAGCGATCGCGCCATTTATCCAACCTGTCAGTAGTGCAGTTCTCAATGTTACTTGGACTGCTGATAACTTCGCTCCCGAACCGACCAATCAAGCAACCTCAATGTTAGAAGATGGGAAAGCAGCGATCGCCGATCCTCATCGCGTCTTGGCTTACTTGGTCACAACCGACGATCCTAGTGCGATCGCCACCGCCAAATATCTCTGGGGAAGCGCTCAACAAATCAATCTTAGCGTCGGTGGAGTCTTGCTTAACCAAGCAGACACTACCGCCGCCATTACCAAAGAGTTTGCACCCCTAGCGGTTACTTCTCTTCCCCGCAAAACTGCTGACTGGCAACCGTTGCTGGATGCTTTACCGAGTTTTAAACCAGCAGCCCAAATACCTAAGCCCGTTACCATAGATCTTGCCGCTCGTCAAGTCAAAATTTTTCTGCCCGGATTTGACAAAAAACAAGTCAAACTAACTCAATACGGACCAGAAATTACCGTCGAAGCTGGCAACCAACGGCGTAATATTACCTTACCCCCGCCATTAAGCGGTCAACCCGTCAAAGGAGCAAAATTCCAAGACGGGTATTTGATAGTGTCTTTGTGA
- a CDS encoding 2OG-Fe(II) oxygenase, translating to MRSLLAKVTKDDVFTEPFPHIIIKDPLDEDLCKQLFEEFPTLDQVTEGKKYASNERFSYSAAKVLKDTRISPLWREFVATHVSQSFLTEFIELFKDEIRQVYPDFEKEFGKLETLTAGTRKKDSFETVDVLLDGQICVNTPVVEKPSSVRGPHVDSSNKLFAGLYYLRDPEDPSTGGDLEIYKFKTKDYQFEGQFISDEYVETIKTVKYERNVLVLFVNSIDSLHGVTVRETTDCPRYFFNLLGEVKKNLFSFTPEEDKHKQQVREKQFKIPIPASLKALKRKLSVRVTKG from the coding sequence ATGCGATCGCTACTTGCGAAAGTAACTAAAGATGACGTTTTTACCGAACCGTTTCCGCACATAATTATTAAAGATCCCTTGGATGAAGACTTGTGCAAACAACTGTTTGAAGAATTTCCCACGCTCGACCAAGTGACGGAAGGAAAAAAATATGCCAGTAACGAAAGATTTAGTTACTCGGCAGCGAAGGTATTAAAGGATACAAGGATTAGTCCTCTCTGGAGAGAATTTGTTGCTACCCATGTATCTCAAAGTTTCTTGACAGAATTTATTGAATTATTTAAAGATGAAATTCGTCAAGTTTACCCGGATTTTGAAAAAGAATTTGGCAAACTGGAAACTTTGACAGCAGGTACGAGAAAAAAAGATTCCTTTGAGACAGTAGACGTACTGTTAGACGGACAAATTTGCGTGAATACTCCAGTGGTAGAAAAACCCTCATCAGTGCGAGGACCTCATGTAGATAGCTCGAATAAATTGTTTGCTGGTTTGTACTATCTGCGCGATCCTGAAGATCCTTCTACGGGAGGTGACTTAGAGATATATAAATTTAAGACCAAAGATTACCAATTTGAAGGTCAATTTATCAGTGACGAGTACGTGGAAACAATCAAGACAGTAAAATACGAGCGCAATGTTTTGGTGTTATTTGTGAACTCGATCGACTCGTTACATGGAGTAACAGTTAGAGAAACTACTGACTGCCCGCGTTACTTTTTTAACTTGTTAGGGGAAGTGAAAAAAAATTTGTTTAGCTTTACTCCAGAAGAAGATAAGCACAAACAACAAGTGCGAGAAAAGCAATTTAAAATCCCAATTCCGGCTTCATTAAAAGCATTAAAGAGAAAGCTGAGTGTGAGAGTTACCAAGGGCTAA
- the petP gene encoding cytochrome b6f subunit PetP, whose translation MEIGQKVQVCRLRDRLARGIVSKLGKVGTIRDFKMTDGSGVGAIVEFEDKSTTWFFEDELRPVEN comes from the coding sequence ATGGAAATAGGGCAAAAAGTACAAGTCTGTCGCTTGAGAGACCGATTAGCACGTGGGATTGTGAGTAAACTGGGAAAAGTAGGCACGATTCGAGACTTCAAAATGACTGATGGTAGCGGTGTCGGCGCAATTGTAGAATTCGAGGACAAATCTACTACCTGGTTTTTTGAAGACGAACTGCGACCAGTAGAAAACTAA
- a CDS encoding glycosyltransferase family protein, whose product MKPLIAWKPFDPKLNAASTRLRVLLPCQYLQEAGWNCEIYKPEKADEYDLVIFQKTCTKEDITLAKNLRKKKIKVVYDLCDNNFYNPYDLRKYSQKAAGSKSMIERANAVTVSTPELQKLIAHPQCIVIDDTIDYVQRNWLKEIPYKLKKWQEKWQDKSFRVVWFGNSKLEIVYKSLGLSEAPSGMASITKVTPALEELNKRIPVKLTVISNSEELFQEHTQNLSFPTKYYPWQMSTFPLLFFQNDVCIIPIDLNPFTICKTNNRLVTSLSLGLPVVADKIPSYEEFKDFVLFGDWEKNLYRYATNKKLRDRHVKEGKEYIKNNYTKKRVVEQWSKMFKTVLKLK is encoded by the coding sequence ATGAAGCCTTTAATTGCTTGGAAACCATTCGACCCCAAATTGAATGCAGCAAGTACGAGACTGCGAGTGCTCCTACCTTGTCAATATTTACAAGAAGCGGGATGGAATTGTGAGATTTATAAGCCAGAAAAAGCCGATGAATATGATTTAGTAATCTTTCAAAAAACTTGTACCAAAGAAGATATTACTTTGGCAAAAAACTTGCGAAAAAAAAAGATTAAAGTTGTTTACGATTTATGCGATAATAACTTTTATAATCCCTACGATTTGCGGAAATATTCTCAAAAAGCTGCTGGCTCGAAAAGCATGATCGAACGAGCAAATGCAGTGACAGTTTCTACGCCAGAATTGCAAAAATTAATCGCTCATCCTCAATGTATTGTGATTGACGATACGATTGATTATGTCCAGCGAAATTGGTTAAAAGAAATTCCTTACAAATTGAAAAAATGGCAGGAGAAATGGCAAGATAAATCTTTTCGGGTAGTGTGGTTTGGGAACTCGAAACTAGAGATAGTTTATAAAAGTCTTGGATTATCCGAAGCGCCTTCAGGAATGGCAAGTATTACTAAAGTAACGCCCGCTTTAGAGGAGTTAAATAAAAGAATACCCGTTAAATTGACTGTCATTAGTAATTCAGAAGAACTTTTTCAGGAACATACCCAAAATTTGAGCTTTCCCACTAAATATTATCCCTGGCAAATGTCAACTTTTCCTTTATTATTCTTCCAAAATGATGTTTGTATTATTCCTATAGATCTAAATCCTTTTACGATTTGCAAAACTAATAATCGCTTAGTTACTTCTTTGTCTTTAGGTTTACCTGTAGTAGCAGATAAAATTCCTAGCTACGAAGAATTTAAGGATTTTGTTTTATTTGGCGACTGGGAAAAGAATCTTTATCGCTACGCAACGAATAAAAAATTGCGCGATCGCCACGTTAAAGAAGGTAAAGAATATATTAAAAATAATTATACCAAAAAACGGGTAGTAGAACAATGGTCTAAAATGTTTAAGACAGTTTTAAAACTGAAATAG
- a CDS encoding DUF4347 domain-containing protein, producing MTSSVFLDSQILDYQQLAENVTPNSEFVIFDTTQDGVAQITQVLTARSNLRRYSDCLSW from the coding sequence ATGACTTCTAGTGTTTTTCTCGACTCCCAAATTCTAGATTATCAGCAACTTGCAGAAAACGTTACTCCCAATAGCGAGTTTGTCATCTTCGACACCACCCAAGATGGCGTAGCCCAGATTACCCAGGTTTTGACGGCGCGGAGTAACTTAAGAAGGTATTCAGATTGTCTCTCATGGTAA
- a CDS encoding response regulator encodes MEKEKITFEEALEFVQKKVYLQTNNHLSLQEETILKGAWEESSYEEIGESLYLSSGYVRNSAASLWKTLSKVFQQKITKSQFHYLICKIISEEEITPPFFEEEEEEESQLDKGSILLVDDQVENLQILSKLLKENGYQVRSANGGNIALRSLEKILPDLILLDILMPNLNGYEVCKILKKQAKTALIPVIFISALNEPIDKIKAFELGGSDYITKPFELQEVLARVSCQITLRKQRIQLEAEIKQHQQTIEILYQSRSILASILNYSYHGIAAFEAIRSPVDAEITDFRCLLVNPAFAECFNLTSSQLMTQKSCLDFFKANNLDWLEGFIKVIKTGKTFQQKFSYQNKLYQVFAVKLGDGITLTLQPLLEKGGLSG; translated from the coding sequence ATGGAAAAGGAAAAAATCACCTTTGAAGAAGCCTTAGAATTTGTCCAAAAAAAAGTTTATTTGCAAACAAATAACCATTTAAGTTTACAAGAAGAAACAATTTTAAAGGGTGCTTGGGAAGAATCTTCCTATGAAGAAATTGGCGAATCTTTATATTTGAGCAGTGGCTATGTCAGAAATTCGGCTGCTTCTCTCTGGAAAACTTTATCGAAAGTATTTCAACAGAAGATTACTAAATCACAGTTTCACTACTTAATTTGCAAAATTATTTCTGAAGAAGAAATTACTCCACCTTTTTTTGAAGAGGAAGAAGAAGAAGAAAGTCAGCTCGATAAAGGGTCAATTTTACTTGTTGATGACCAAGTAGAAAATTTGCAAATTCTCTCAAAATTACTAAAAGAAAATGGTTATCAAGTTCGCAGCGCCAATGGCGGTAATATAGCTTTACGCTCTCTTGAAAAGATTTTACCTGATTTGATTTTGTTAGACATTCTTATGCCTAATCTTAATGGATATGAAGTCTGCAAAATTCTCAAAAAGCAAGCTAAAACGGCTTTAATACCCGTTATTTTTATTAGTGCTTTAAATGAACCAATAGATAAAATTAAAGCTTTTGAACTAGGAGGAAGTGACTATATTACTAAACCTTTTGAGCTTCAAGAAGTTTTAGCCAGAGTTTCTTGTCAAATTACTCTCCGGAAACAAAGAATTCAACTCGAAGCTGAAATCAAACAACATCAACAAACTATCGAAATCCTTTATCAATCTCGTTCTATTCTTGCCAGCATTCTCAATTATAGCTATCATGGTATAGCAGCTTTTGAAGCTATTCGTAGTCCTGTTGATGCTGAAATTACTGATTTTCGTTGTTTGTTAGTTAATCCAGCTTTTGCTGAATGCTTTAATTTAACGAGTAGTCAGTTAATGACACAAAAAAGTTGCCTTGATTTTTTTAAGGCTAATAATTTAGATTGGCTAGAAGGATTTATTAAGGTTATAAAAACTGGAAAAACTTTTCAGCAAAAATTTTCCTATCAAAACAAACTTTATCAAGTTTTTGCAGTTAAGTTAGGGGATGGAATTACTTTGACGCTACAACCTTTACTGGAGAAAGGTGGTTTGAGTGGCTAA
- the chlG gene encoding chlorophyll synthase ChlG, translated as MSNSQTSKTTENESRGSKTRQLLGMKGAAPGEKSIWKIRLQLMKPITWIPLIWGVVCGAASSGSFTWSLEDILKAATCMLLSGPLLTGYTQTLNDFYDKEIDAINEPYRPIPSGAISIPQVVTQILVLLFAGFGIAYFLDRWAGHSFPTITCTAIGGAFLAYIYSAPPIKLKKNGWLGNYALGASYIALPWWAGHALFGDLNWTIAILTLFYSLAGLGIAVVNDFKSVEGDRQLGLKSLPVMFGVTTAAWICVLTIDLFQAGIAGYLVSIHQNLYAAILMLLVIPQITFQDMYFLRDPLENDVKYQASAQPFLVLGMLVTGLALGHAGI; from the coding sequence ATGTCTAATTCTCAAACTTCAAAGACAACAGAAAACGAATCTCGTGGCTCAAAAACCAGACAATTATTAGGAATGAAAGGCGCGGCACCAGGTGAAAAATCAATCTGGAAAATTCGCCTCCAATTGATGAAACCGATCACTTGGATTCCTCTAATTTGGGGCGTAGTCTGCGGTGCAGCTTCTTCCGGTAGCTTCACCTGGTCTTTAGAAGACATCCTCAAAGCCGCAACTTGTATGTTGCTTTCTGGTCCTTTGCTCACAGGTTATACTCAAACCTTAAATGATTTCTACGACAAAGAAATCGATGCAATTAATGAACCTTACCGACCGATTCCTTCAGGGGCAATTTCGATTCCCCAAGTAGTCACGCAAATTTTAGTATTGCTATTTGCTGGTTTTGGTATTGCTTATTTTCTCGATCGATGGGCAGGTCATAGTTTTCCGACAATTACCTGTACTGCCATCGGCGGTGCATTTTTAGCTTATATTTACTCCGCCCCACCAATAAAACTGAAAAAAAATGGTTGGCTAGGTAACTACGCCCTCGGTGCAAGTTATATCGCCCTTCCTTGGTGGGCAGGTCACGCCCTTTTTGGCGATTTAAACTGGACGATCGCCATTCTCACTTTATTTTATAGTCTCGCTGGACTGGGTATTGCGGTGGTGAATGACTTCAAAAGTGTAGAAGGCGATCGGCAATTAGGGCTAAAATCTCTCCCAGTTATGTTTGGCGTTACTACCGCCGCTTGGATTTGCGTTTTAACGATCGATTTGTTTCAAGCAGGAATTGCGGGTTACTTGGTCAGCATTCACCAAAATCTTTATGCAGCGATTCTCATGCTATTAGTAATTCCGCAAATCACGTTCCAAGATATGTATTTCCTGCGCGATCCCTTAGAAAATGACGTGAAATATCAAGCTAGCGCCCAACCTTTCCTCGTTTTGGGAATGTTAGTTACTGGTTTAGCATTAGGACACGCCGGAATTTAA